A window from Lytechinus pictus isolate F3 Inbred chromosome 9, Lp3.0, whole genome shotgun sequence encodes these proteins:
- the LOC129268598 gene encoding pyruvate dehydrogenase protein X component-like, whose translation MPALSPTMTEGTVVSWLKAEGDPIAAGDGICEIETDKATVIMDADDDGIMAKILVPEGSKNIPITALIALMVPEGEDYKDVDIPAQTAPASSPAGDSPKQSQEGVSESAEYTSMRHAVTKSGEGLSPAVRALIEQHQIDPSLITPTGPHGRLLKGDVLKFIESGGAAAAPQPAAATPPTPATPAVQPPPVAERVAPPSYTRTEGMFSEVELTGMRKTIAKRLTESKTTIPHSYSMVDCELTEIVRLRKQLKKDNIKVSVNDFIIKAAAVALNQVPEVNVSWNGQQAMPLTSIDISVAVATDGGLITPIVKSADAKGLVEISANVKDLATRARSNKLKLDEFQGGSFSISNLGMFGISEFSAVINPPQSCIMAIGTSKLAIGKDRKAFTYMTVTMSSDARVVDGALAARFLEKFKQNIESPVRLGLL comes from the exons GAGATCCAATTGCAGCGGGAGATGGTATATGCGAGATAGAAACGGATAAAGCTACAGTCATCATGGACGCAGATGATGATGGCATCATGGCTAAAATCTTG GTCCCGGAGGGAAGCAAGAACATCCCTATAACCGCCCTTATAGCGCTCATGGTTCCAGAGGGAGAGGACTACAAGGATGTTGATATACCAGCACAGACCGCACCCGCTTCCAGCCCCGCCGGGGATTCCCCCAAACAATCGCAGGAAGGTGTCTCAGAGAGTGCAGAGTATACTAGCATGAGGCATGCAGTCACAAAATCTGG AGAAGGATTATCTCCAGCTGTTAGAGCGTTGATTGAACAACACCAAATTGATCCTTCATTGATCACACCTACTGGTCCACATGGTAGACTTCTCAAAGGAGATGTGCTGAAATTCATAGAATCGGGCGGGGCAGCTGCCGCACCCCAGCCTGCAGCGGCTACACCCCCTACTCCAGCCACGCCCGCTGTGCAACCGCCCCCTGTCGCCGAGAGGGTTGCGCCTCCTTCGTATACAAGGACAGAG GGAATGTTTTCAGAAGTAGAGCTAACAGGTATGAGGAAAACTATTGCAAAGAGGCTCACAGAATCAAAG ACCACCATACCTCACTCGTATTCGATGGTGGACTGTGAGTTGACTGAGATTGTTAGACTACGCAAGCAACTCAAGAAAGATAATATCAAGGTTTCTGTCAATGATTTCATCATCAAAGCTGCTGCCGTTGCACTGAAT CAAGTACCTGAAGTCAATGTTAGTTGGAATGGACAACAGGCCATGCCCCTTACCAGCATTGACATCTCTGTCGCCGTAGCAACAGATGGGGGTCTGATCACGCCCATCGTCAAGAGCGCCGATGCTAAGGGTCTTGTTGAGATCTCTGCAAATGTCAAG GATCTTGCAACAAGAGCTCGGTCGAACAAACTGAAGTTGGATGAATTTCAAGGAGGATCTTTCAG TATCTCAAATCTTGGAATGTTTGGCATCTCAGAGTTCAGTGCGGTCATCAACCCTCCCCAGTCCTGTATCATGGCCATTGGGACGTCCAAGCTGGCCATCGGGAAAGACCGCAAAGCGTTCACCTACATGACTGTCACCATGTCTAGCGATGCGCGTGTCGTAGATGGCGCCCTAGCTGCCAGGTTCTTAGAAAAATTCAAGCAAAATATTGAGAGTCCAGTAAGGCTCGGGTTGTTGTGA